In Amycolatopsis endophytica, the following are encoded in one genomic region:
- a CDS encoding ABC transporter ATP-binding protein, protein MSLLQVRDLSVVFHRKGTRPFTAVDGVSFEVEPGRTVGLVGESGSGKSVTALAIMGLLPKRGAEVAGEVLFEDTDLLHLSDKQLRDRRGRDLGMVFQDPLSSLNPVIPIGLQITEVLERHRKMERKKARVEAADLLDRVGIPDPNRRLSEYPHQLSGGMRQRALIAIALACRPRLLIADEPTTALDVTIQAQILALLSELVRDTGTALIMITHDLGVVAGLCDEVNVMYGGRIVERAERHALFASARHPYTHGLLASIPRLDAPRGEKLVPIKGSVSDNIPWSQGCAFAPRCPNALERCRAVTPELEPDTGGMLRCHNPVGLVAAGEGVR, encoded by the coding sequence TTGAGTCTTCTGCAAGTACGCGACCTGTCGGTCGTCTTCCATCGCAAGGGAACCCGGCCGTTCACAGCGGTCGACGGTGTCTCGTTCGAGGTCGAGCCGGGCCGCACGGTCGGTCTGGTCGGCGAGTCCGGCAGCGGCAAGTCGGTGACGGCGCTGGCGATCATGGGCCTGCTGCCCAAACGTGGGGCGGAGGTCGCGGGCGAGGTCCTCTTCGAGGACACCGACCTGCTGCACCTGTCCGACAAACAGCTGCGTGACCGGCGCGGCCGCGACCTCGGCATGGTGTTCCAGGACCCGCTGTCCTCGCTGAACCCGGTGATCCCGATCGGTCTGCAGATCACCGAGGTGCTGGAACGGCACCGCAAGATGGAACGCAAGAAGGCCAGGGTGGAGGCCGCGGACCTGCTCGACCGGGTGGGCATTCCCGATCCGAATCGTCGCCTGTCGGAGTACCCGCACCAGCTTTCCGGCGGGATGCGGCAGCGCGCGCTCATCGCGATCGCGCTGGCCTGCCGTCCGCGGCTGCTGATCGCCGACGAACCGACCACCGCGCTGGACGTGACGATCCAGGCGCAGATCCTGGCGCTGCTGTCCGAGCTGGTGCGCGACACCGGCACCGCGCTGATCATGATCACCCACGACCTGGGCGTGGTCGCCGGACTCTGCGACGAGGTCAACGTCATGTACGGCGGCCGGATCGTCGAGCGGGCCGAGCGGCACGCGTTGTTCGCCTCGGCCCGGCACCCCTACACGCACGGGCTGCTCGCCTCGATCCCGCGGCTGGACGCGCCGCGTGGCGAGAAGCTGGTGCCGATCAAGGGGTCGGTGTCGGACAACATCCCGTGGTCGCAGGGGTGCGCGTTCGCGCCACGGTGCCCGAACGCGCTGGAGCGGTGCCGTGCGGTGACGCCGGAACTCGAACCCGACACCGGCGGGATGCTGCGGTGCCACAATCCGGTCGGCCTGGTGGCCGCGGGAGAGGGGGTGCGCTGA